The genomic segment GCGTGAGCAATACAGTCTTGGTGTGATTTCATTTTTAGACTTATTGCGCACTGAAGAGGATTATTATAATGCGCGTGTGAATTTGGTCCAGGCATTGAATGGATATTATTCCAATCAATCAACCCTTTCATATTTATTGGGTAGTATAACTATTCGGGAGCAAAAATGAAAAAAATATTTATAATCATAGGGATTATCGTTATTGTGCTGTTGATTGTAATACTCAACCTCACCCAGAAATCGGGTGGAGAAAATGTGGAAATTGAGATTGCAAAAAAAGGTGAGATTGTATCAAAAGTAAACGCAGATGGAGAACTTAAGGCAAAATCACAGGTTGATATTTCAGCAGAGGCAATAGGCAGGATAAAGAAGATTTATTATAAAGAGGGTGATTTTGTGAAAAGAGGTAGTTTATTGATAGAACTGGATGATACACAGGCAAGCGCAAATTATAAATTATCTGAAGTGAGATTAAAGCAGGCAGAGCAGGTATTTAATAGAACTAAGAGCCTTTATGAAAAGGGACTGGTGAGCAAAGAAAATTTTGAAAACGCAGAGTTGAATTATGAGTCAGCAAAGGCAACCTATGAGCAGGCTCTTGATGCATACAAGAAGACAAAGATATATGCACCAATATCAGGGAGGATAATGAAGTTAAATATTGAAGAGGGTGAGACCGCGGTGATGGGCACCTTGAATTATGCGGGGACAGTTTTGGCAACTATTGCCGATATGTCCAGGATGATTGCGGTTGTTAAGATTGATGAGACAGAAGTGCCCAAGGTAAAGATCGGACAGGAGGCGGGAGTGATTGCCGATGCCTTACCTGATTCAACTTTTAAAGGTGTGGTAACAAAAGTGGGTTTGATGCCGATAACTTCAATAACTACTACTACAGAAAAGGCGACCGATTTTGAAGTTGAGATAGAACTTAAAGACTTTTCTGAAAGTTTAAGACCTGGAATGAATGTGAAGGCAGAGATAATTACCAGTAAGAAGGCTGATGTTCTAAATGTTCCTATACAAGCAGTGGGAAAGAGAAAGATAAAAGATAAAATGACAGAATCAATATTTGTTGTAGAAAATAGAAAGGCAGTTCTAAAGGAAATTCAGACGGGCATATCGAGTGACAAAGAAATAGAAATACTTTCAGGTATAAATGAGGGTGATACAGTTATTATTGGACCATACCGTATTCTTTTAAAATTAAAAGACGGCACAAGGGTGGATTTTAAGGAAGTAGAAAAAAACAAATGATTTATCAGTGCCTTACTAAATAACATGCTCTGTAAAGCGATTGATATATACAAAAAATACAACCTCGGTAAAGTTGAAGTTGAAGCACTCAGGGGAGTAAGTTTAGAGATAGGAGAGAATGAATATATTTCTATAATGGGACCATCAGGTTCAGGAAAATCTACGCTGATGCATATTCTTGGTTGCCTTGATATCCCTACACGGGGCGAATATTACTTTGAAGATAAAAAAGTTTCAGATTACACGGATATAGAGCTTGCCCGAATCAGAAACAAATACATCGGGTTCGTTTTTCAGAATTTTAATCTTCTATCCCGACTTTCTGCGTTAGAAAATGTGGCTTTACCTTTGATTTATGCCGGGGTTAAGAGAAACGAAAGAATTGAGCAGGCAGAGATGATGTTAAAAAAGGTTGGACTCGCCGATAGGGTGAAACACCGACCGAATGAATTATCAGGTGGTGAATGCCAGCGGGTTGCAATTGCCCGTGCCTTGATAAACGACCCAAAAATAATTTTTGCCGACGAGCCAACTGGCAATTTGGATACCAGAACCGGAACAGAGATAATGGATATGTTTGATAAGTTGCATAATGAAGGTCGGACCGTGGTTCTGGTAACCCACGATCCTAATATTGCCAAGCACGCCAAGAGGATAATCAGAATTATTGATGGTAAGATTGTGGGTGAATAGATTATGGGTGAGATTTTTAATTTAGCACTCCAGACCTTTAAGACACATAGAATGAGGTCTTTTTTGACGACCTTAGGAATTA from the candidate division WOR-3 bacterium genome contains:
- a CDS encoding efflux RND transporter periplasmic adaptor subunit; translated protein: MKKIFIIIGIIVIVLLIVILNLTQKSGGENVEIEIAKKGEIVSKVNADGELKAKSQVDISAEAIGRIKKIYYKEGDFVKRGSLLIELDDTQASANYKLSEVRLKQAEQVFNRTKSLYEKGLVSKENFENAELNYESAKATYEQALDAYKKTKIYAPISGRIMKLNIEEGETAVMGTLNYAGTVLATIADMSRMIAVVKIDETEVPKVKIGQEAGVIADALPDSTFKGVVTKVGLMPITSITTTTEKATDFEVEIELKDFSESLRPGMNVKAEIITSKKADVLNVPIQAVGKRKIKDKMTESIFVVENRKAVLKEIQTGISSDKEIEILSGINEGDTVIIGPYRILLKLKDGTRVDFKEVEKNK
- a CDS encoding ABC transporter ATP-binding protein is translated as MLCKAIDIYKKYNLGKVEVEALRGVSLEIGENEYISIMGPSGSGKSTLMHILGCLDIPTRGEYYFEDKKVSDYTDIELARIRNKYIGFVFQNFNLLSRLSALENVALPLIYAGVKRNERIEQAEMMLKKVGLADRVKHRPNELSGGECQRVAIARALINDPKIIFADEPTGNLDTRTGTEIMDMFDKLHNEGRTVVLVTHDPNIAKHAKRIIRIIDGKIVGE